The Elaeis guineensis isolate ETL-2024a chromosome 5, EG11, whole genome shotgun sequence DNA segment TAACAGCACATTCTTTTCCAATTCAAAAGCAGTGGACTTTAATAAAGGTTAATGAAAAGTCTAACTGGGATTGGGAACTATGTATTCTAGAGAACCAATCCGGGTTTCAAAGACGTGTGGTGCTCTTCTCCACCACATCTTCTtctttgaagaaataaaaaaaaagggtcaGAAATGGATACCAGTCGTTCTTTATCGAGAGAAATTGAACTCCATCTCTGCACGAaagtaaaatagaaaaattagctGACCATTCTCTCTTTTTGACACCTTTCACACTCACAAAGTGGTTCCGGTCTATTTGCATTTCAAAGAACTGTCGTAGAGAGAGCTCTTCTTTCAAAAAgaaacacacagagagagagagagagagagagagagagagagagagctccaaGGGACTTTTGCCATCTAGACTGGATAGAGATACCCAACAACTCACGGCTTCTACACCTCAAGGTTCTCCCTGAGGTACCAAACAAAGCTCCAAACCTACACCTGGACATGGTTACGTGTGTTGCGTGTCTGGAGGGGTCTTAGGTGTCCCACTTGTGATCATGATTCATGACTTCAAGAGAGTGAAAAGGCTTCAGTGTGCCTCGTGTAAAATGTTATCTTCTCCTCGGAGAATCTAAACACGTCTTGAATAGTAAGTTAGGtggaaaaagaagaaagtgaaaaagattTATATTTCTCCACTGGAGGAGACGTATTAACCACAAAAAAAGGTTTATGGTGAACCACAAATCTTGCTACTGAAGCATAACTATTTTATTAttacagaaaaaaaatataaaaggatAATAGCTATGTGACCGATAGAATAGTAATGCTATGAAAACCAGCTGGTATGTGCTTCCCAAAAGTCAATTAGCTATGTGGTTTGGTGCGTAGGCTGGAATTAGCACACCATATGGAATGACCaacctagttttttttttttttgaatgcaaGCAACATTTCACATGCACGTAACCGGTGCCTCAAAAATATTTCCACAATAGATTTGCTACATCCAAGCTATGTGCGTTGCTTGTATTAAGACATAATATGCATTTTTCATCCATTCCCTGATAGTTTAAGCTTTTTGGTTCTCGTGATTAATTAACAGCGAATGATTTTTTTTAAGTGAGCATTGTTATTACGCAAATTAAAGTTTTAACTGCAAATCAGAGGTATGGAATAATATTAGTACTAAATTCTAGAATATTTACTCATGAAATCAGGATGCACATCAAAAGCAGGAAAAATATTCCACTACAAATTATATTTATCACGTAGTATAATTGCAACATTTCTGGATCAAATGTAGAAACAAGATATTGCTCACTTTATCACCTCATCATCCAACTCTTTATTTTTGCAAAAGAAACTTGCTCCAAGACTCCATGTAGAAGAAATTCAAGCTCCAAGGTAATATTTTAACCACTTGATTCACTTAGCTCCTCAGAAGTCGTGGCAACTAATTGACTGCTAGCATGTCAGGACAGTAGTGCTAGTTTAAAAAATGCTAAAGTAATGCGAACATCTCATCAAGAATTAAAGGTATAATTGATATATAACTTCTTTACTGTTTGATAATGTTTAGCACTTTACATGTGTCGAACCAATCCAAGAGCTATACATTTGCTATGTAGCTTCTTTTGTGAGAGATTGCCGTCCAATTGTTGCTCTGTTCGTCAGCGACCGCCCATGTAGACACGCAAGCAGAACTGCGACTAATGAATTAATAAACGTTGCACCTACATCTTTGGTGCAATTATGGACCGAATGGTATGAACCAAGCGATAGCAAACCAAACAAAATAGCGGAGGTACTCCCACTTTCCATTGAATCAGGTCCATCAAGGATCCAAGGTGAAATGAATCCACCTAATAATTTCTCCTACCATTAGCCATATTCACAACGATAACACGGCACCCAACGCGTTCCCTAGCTACTCACTTTATAGTCTAGTAACTAGTAATATAAACTACCAGCGGCTACTAGAACAACCCATCTGCTGACTGGCTcaaactctttttctttttgaaccaCAGAAAGTCCCAGTTCTAGAAGGGAAAGACTCCAACTTTTTCAAAAAACCACCGCATAATAATAACTTGTGATTCCCACCGCCGTCGTGCTTCCAATTCGTTTGCGCCCTCGTCACTACGCGCTCAGGATTACGTGTCAAGCAGGTAACAAGAAGCCCAGTCCCAGTTCGGCCATGTGCCACCTAAGGAACGAAAACGGCTTGCTTCACACCTTCCCTTCCTACTCAACGAGCCTATAAATATAGACAAAGTCTTATCCTCCTCTCACCCATTAATTCTTCAGTCATCAGCCTCTCGATCCACCTAGCCTAGCAGCAAGCTCTTTCCttgcttatatatttatatatattttagttCTCAGAGATATGAAGAGATTTAGAttcggaggagaagaagaagtggAGAGCATGAACATGGCGAATGTATTGATGCTGCTCTCTCGAGGCGGCGGCGGGGAAGAGAGCGAGCACACAGCGCAGGCATCGCCGAGCCGAGTGTTCGAGTGCAAGACTTGCAACCGCCAGTTCCCTTCGTTCCAAGCGCTGGGTGGCCACCGGGCGAGTCACAAGAAGCCAAGGCTGACGGCGGAGGGCCAGCTGCAGGGCGGGCTCGCGAAGCCCAGGGTCCACGAGTGCTCCATATGCGGGCTCGAGTTCGCCATCGGGCAGGCCTTGGGAGGCCACATGAGGCGGCACCGGGCGGCGACGGAGGGGTTTGGCCATGGGCTTGCGGAGAAGAAGCCCGAGGGACGGAGGGTGCTGTCTTTGGATCTGAACTTGCCGCCGTCGGAGAACGATATCGAGTGCCGCGGGAAGATAGGTTTTGGGATGGAGATTGTAGATAAGATTCGTATGGTGGATTGTTTGAATTGATCTATAATGAGGGCTGGCTTCTTTGTATTggtttgttttcttcttttttataaaTATTGTTGCCAGCCGCATGATATGTTACTATttcctttttacttttttttttttttttttggccctttCCTTGTGGATTGGGATGATAATAGTTTCATTTTATTGGAAATCCAGACACTTGTTTATAGATTGATCATGTTTCACTGGGTTGGAAGATGACACGATTGACTCGATTAAAATCTTGCAATATTCGGCCATTTTTTTGGGGTACGTAATATCAACAAATgactaatgttttttttttttttttctatcaagcaGACCCACGAATCgttgagaatattttctttctttctttctttctttctctgaaTGGAAAAGAAAGAAGCCTCCGTTGGCAGGGACCAATTGCAAATGGAACTTTCTTGGCACATTTTGCACGATAGAAATTCTCCGAGAAAGGTCTCTAAGCTCTACCAGCGGACGAATCGTTGAGAATATAAAATCTTCGTACAGGAATCATTAGTGACAAAATTGGCAGACgaataaaaaagattaaaaatgtCGGTAAGAATATGATGCTTGGCCTGTTCAAATTAAGGTGTGCGCAACTGTTAGGCTGAGACCTTGTACTTGTCCATTTTAACTTGGTTTCAAagctatatcaaaaaaataaaaaaaaaaaacttggtttCAAAGCAAATACTTGTTGTCACCGCATCACGCCCCCCGCCGCCCCCTACCACCCCCCACAAAGCTGTGTGGTTGAATTTTCCAGGGATATTGTCACGGTTTGGAAGGTTCGGAAACAAAGCtgcaaagagaaaaaaaggatgCATAGTTGTGTGGTTGAATTTTGATTTTTGTGCAGCAAACGGTAATTTTATGGggattgggatttttttttttggattgaaaAGGAGAACCATAGCCCATTCAGTAGAAAGCTAAATTTAGCAGCACCAATTCGTTGCTATGAAATTTCATCATGCTTGGTGGAAAAGGTATATATTGTTGATATATATAAAAGTCATAGTTTTGGAGAAGTGGCATAGATTTTACATCATACACGACAAAGATCATTTGACTCTACGTGTACAATTGTTTCGGCTTATCTAAAGAATCATAAAGAATTACTACAACTTGATAGCCATTAAATTATCGGAACACCTAAAGTTTTgttgtttttatttaattttcctTGTTATCATTAGTAGCATTTGAAATTGCTCGTTTAATTGACTGGGAACAAGAAAAGTATGTACACAGCTTAAGCAGGCCATTTCTTTACATAAAAGTGCAGGGGATTTTTATTGCCATTACTAGATATGCGGAGAAGATGGATTAATTTTCTCATTATTCGGTTCATTACCACAATTGCTTGTTCTAAATGAATGCTTCTTCCTGCTCTATTAACTCTAATAtgcaatctaaaattttttatttaagaatATCTACAAATGTATGATGCAATACTTAAGATACTTGAGTGATGATTTGTGACATCTATGACTGTTTCTCCCATCCGAGCCATCCAAATATCTGAGATCAAACAATATGACGATGATATTGGATGTGAGTTCCATTTcgatcttctcaagtactttgtaTTCTTTCCATTTCCATTTCTCAAATTCTCAGAAAGAGTATATTTACATGTTTATTATTTTCATGTTTTTCCATAAAAACATAATTTCAGCAGCAAAGGCTGATTAATCACCAATTGTATGTCAAGACCAATATAGCAAATCAGGTCGATTTAAATCAAATGCTGGGAATTCTCACAACCATGCAAGAGCATCACATTGGTGACTGCGTTTGGCAGTGAAAAAAAAGGACAAAACAAGAATATTGCTGGATGCAAATTGATTGATTAATGACAGCCATATGTGTCATTCCTTACCACCATAATTTTTGCTTTCTTTCTAgagtcttttttttaattaatataaaaaaaattatttacataaataatttaatttttaatttatttattaagttAATACAAAAatgataaaacgtcattttgaatgacattttatcatcgccacgtcacctcccatttttcacgtagacgatgtcaaaaaaaataaataaataaaaaatatcaaataatatggtatttttaaaaatgtcaaataatatggcatttttaaaaacgccatactATTTAgcgtttttttaatttttctctcaaaaaaaaggtaaaaaatgaaaaaaaaaattaaatttataaaaaaataaaaattattatttcaaattagtatccccatttcaaattatcttttttaaaaaatatctgaaaaaaatttattgtaaataaaaaattaaaaataccataaaaaaagaatcgattcttttttatggtatttttaattttttatttacaacaatttttttcagatatttttttaaaaaagataatttgaaatggggatattaatttgaaatggtaatttttatttttatcaaaattaaaatttttattttttataaattttaaaaaaattattctttttcattttttaccgttttcttctttttttgaaaaaaaattagaaaacatcAAATagtatggtatttttaaaaacgccatctcggatggcgtttttaaaaacatcatattatttggtttttttttttttggcatcgtCTATGTGAAAAATGGGGGTTGACGTGGCGAtgataaaacgccattcaaaatggcattttatcatttttgcatcaatctgataaataagttaaaaataaaattatttatataaataattttttatattaattaaggaAAAAATTTTATGTCCGTACGGTTAAGAAGATTTCTTGCTGGTTTGCTTGAGATATCTAACTGTTCAGTTGGGAAACTCCCAAGAACCTACGCGCCCCCCTAAATTAAAATCTGTCGGACGGTTGGGTCCTTCCACTTTGTTAAGCCTTACAACTTCATATTCATGCAAGGAAGTCATCATAACCGCTGCTGTTCCTCAATTAGATCTGTCCCGTTGCTAATGAAGTCATCAGTTTTAAGGCAAAGACCCATCTTATAGGATTCTGTATTGCGATGCATAAACAGTTAGAACTGACTGGTCTTGATAAAATGGACTCACTCTTCCCTAAAAGGACGATAATCTATTAAAGATGGATTAGATAAGTTTCTATATGGTCTTAGTCCTCCCTGTTTTTATTCTGCCTAAACCTAACCATAGAGAAGATTCTGTGGTTAGGTTTAGGCAGAATATTGAGTCTGAACCTTCTTGAGATTGTTGGTTAGATCTAATTCTTGGATACACGTTTTTTCCAGAACAATGTTCAGGCAGGATATTAGTGATGGTTTTGAGCATAAACAGTCATTATCGTCTACAGCGTTCTTACTCAAGGGATGGCAAAGAAAGTTGGATTGGGCTTGTGTGGGGTGTCAAGAAATATGATCTCTGGATCATCTCTTAAGGTTGAAACGGAGCAGGATAGAGGTCGAAGAAGGTAAAGGACAATGAAGTTGAGCGCAAGAGAGGAACCATTGTTGATCGTTTTCGAAATTTCCTCATATTAGGTCAAAGACCAGCAGAATGAGCGACTGCTAGCTGGATTAGATGAGGTTAGAATTCATCTTTGGTCAATTCATTGGACGCAACCAAAGTCTCCAATTGGACAATTAGCCTTCGGGAAGAAAGAGGAAGCCAACTGTTACTTTATTTTTCTAGGCGGATCCCAATTTTGACAAAACCTATCTTATGGCCAAAGATGTTGCGAAGGCGGGTCATGGTCCAAAAGTAGCAGCTACGCGTTCCTAAATATTGGAACACCTGATGCACTTGAGAAATGTGCGCCAATTTACCAACGCTCCGTGATGGTTCCGAGAGGTCAATTACAGGGGTAACGCCCCAAACCAAAGCTTCTTATCTGTGATGATACGTGATTGCAGAAGcacgtatttttattttttccacgGTTGACCTCCAACTCTCCAACCATACTTTTCCTGTATGTACAAGAAGTTTCACCACGTTGATCTCCGGATCCACCTGGGGTATGGCCTGTTGACTAAAATTTAGATGTTTAAACTAGTATTTGAAAACAAAACAGCAGTTGGCTCTGAGATACCCTGCATTAACCAAGATGCAACAATCAAGGAAAAAGAATGAAAATTTTACGTAAGAAGTACAAGTTCTTTGAAAGTATCCGGACAATTTATCATTTGTTCACATCATATGGAACTATGTCTTATTTTTGGTAACAATATGTAACGATTTCTTACCACAATGATTTTGCCAGATCACCAGAGTCCTCATGCTGCCATAACCACGTATACTCTAAGGATC contains these protein-coding regions:
- the LOC105045719 gene encoding zinc finger protein ZAT11, with product MKRFRFGGEEEVESMNMANVLMLLSRGGGGEESEHTAQASPSRVFECKTCNRQFPSFQALGGHRASHKKPRLTAEGQLQGGLAKPRVHECSICGLEFAIGQALGGHMRRHRAATEGFGHGLAEKKPEGRRVLSLDLNLPPSENDIECRGKIGFGMEIVDKIRMVDCLN